Proteins encoded together in one Candidatus Paceibacterota bacterium window:
- the glyA gene encoding serine hydroxymethyltransferase: MKDKQAEKLIKAEQKRQKSVVNLIASENYVSKDVLDALGSELTNKYAEGYSGKRYYGGNAIVDKVEDMAAERALKLFGLNPEEWHVNTQALSGSPANLSVYVALLEKGEKVMGMSLDQGGHLTHGHKVSATGKFWTQVPYGVSKETEVLDYAELRDIALREKPKMIIAGFTAYPRIVDWKRFREIADACGAYLMVDMSHIAGLVAGKAYPSPFPFADIVTTTTHKTLRGPRGALVFAKKDARELNKKIDKAIFPGLQGGPHMNQTAAIAVALREAASPAFKKYAAQVIKNARTLAAELVKLGWRVISGGTDSHLILLDVASQGVSGREASDKLEKAGIIVNKNAIPFDARPPVDPSGIRLGTAGETTRGKKEKDMIVLAKQIDRVLRAK; the protein is encoded by the coding sequence ATGAAAGACAAACAGGCAGAAAAGCTGATCAAGGCGGAGCAGAAGAGGCAGAAATCGGTCGTCAATCTCATCGCGTCGGAGAACTATGTGTCGAAGGACGTACTCGACGCTCTCGGTTCCGAGCTCACGAATAAATATGCCGAAGGTTATTCGGGTAAGCGCTATTACGGCGGCAATGCGATCGTGGATAAGGTAGAGGACATGGCCGCTGAACGTGCTCTCAAGTTATTCGGCCTTAACCCGGAGGAATGGCATGTAAACACGCAGGCATTATCCGGTTCGCCGGCGAATCTCTCTGTATACGTCGCGCTTTTGGAAAAAGGAGAAAAGGTCATGGGCATGTCTTTGGATCAAGGCGGACATCTGACTCACGGCCATAAAGTCTCTGCCACGGGCAAATTCTGGACCCAGGTGCCATATGGCGTTTCGAAAGAAACCGAAGTCCTCGACTATGCGGAGTTGCGCGATATCGCTCTGCGCGAAAAGCCGAAGATGATCATCGCCGGCTTCACGGCGTATCCGCGTATCGTCGACTGGAAGAGATTTCGCGAGATCGCCGATGCGTGCGGCGCATATCTCATGGTCGACATGTCCCATATCGCGGGTCTCGTCGCGGGCAAGGCATATCCGTCGCCATTCCCGTTTGCCGACATTGTCACGACCACGACCCATAAGACGCTCCGCGGCCCGCGCGGCGCTCTCGTCTTCGCGAAAAAGGACGCCCGCGAGCTCAACAAGAAGATAGACAAGGCTATATTCCCGGGTCTCCAGGGCGGCCCTCATATGAATCAGACGGCCGCCATCGCCGTGGCCCTGAGAGAAGCTGCGTCTCCCGCATTCAAAAAATATGCCGCGCAAGTCATTAAAAACGCGCGGACGCTGGCTGCAGAGCTCGTAAAGCTCGGCTGGAGGGTCATTTCAGGCGGCACTGACAGCCATCTGATACTTCTCGACGTGGCATCACAGGGTGTCAGCGGCAGGGAAGCGTCCGATAAGCTCGAAAAGGCCGGCATAATCGTGAACAAGAACGCCATTCCGTTCGATGCGCGACCGCCTGTTGATCCATCAGGTATCAGACTCGGTACTGCTGGTGAGACCACGCGCGGCAAGAAAGAGAAAGACATGATCGTCCTCGCGAAGCAGATAGATAGGGTCTTGCGGGCGAAATAA
- a CDS encoding FAD-dependent thymidylate synthase, whose protein sequence is MREIIIVDDLSPEPGAMVQALYSRDPRSVKDHLVQVREKGAEKFMSSYYVGYGHKSIGDCGTTSIFAENVSMLVAKAIQDWPLYNGQEASTRYLDMAAQEVVDPVGTPDSKAIQDEWMRFYRYALDKLVPVLKQRFPIQPEQKETVYEKAVKARAFDIARGFLPAGVTTYAAWHTNLRQAYDHIKEMRHHPLAEVRETAALIHDELKKKYASSFSHKEYPMEEAYVEESMRQFAFFDDAEAVKGFSYDARMLDLNGLAKHQKLLAERPAKAELHQRMRQYGNIVFAFPLDFGSYRDLQRHRSCIQEMPLLSTRHGFYPWYLEQLPEDLRGEAVKVLKEQEDRIARLDATPEIRQYYIAMGYTVAVKMTAPLPAAVYTAELRSSDTVHPTLRVQAQRMGDAIKEAVPGIAMHHDLTPGTWNIKRGNHDIVKK, encoded by the coding sequence ATGAGAGAAATCATCATCGTAGACGACCTTTCACCGGAGCCTGGAGCGATGGTGCAAGCGCTTTATTCCCGCGATCCCCGCAGCGTCAAAGACCATTTGGTCCAAGTCCGCGAGAAAGGCGCCGAGAAATTCATGTCATCGTATTACGTCGGCTATGGGCACAAGTCCATCGGCGACTGCGGCACGACGTCTATATTCGCCGAGAACGTTTCGATGCTCGTCGCCAAGGCTATCCAGGATTGGCCTTTGTATAACGGCCAGGAAGCCTCGACGCGATATCTCGATATGGCTGCGCAAGAAGTCGTCGATCCTGTCGGCACCCCTGACAGCAAGGCTATCCAGGACGAATGGATGCGATTCTATCGCTATGCCCTCGACAAGCTCGTGCCTGTCCTGAAACAGCGCTTCCCTATCCAGCCCGAACAGAAGGAGACAGTATATGAGAAAGCGGTCAAAGCTCGCGCATTCGACATCGCCCGCGGCTTCCTGCCTGCCGGCGTAACGACGTACGCCGCATGGCACACCAACCTCCGCCAGGCATACGATCACATCAAAGAGATGCGCCACCATCCATTGGCCGAAGTGCGCGAGACTGCCGCTTTGATCCATGACGAGCTCAAGAAAAAATATGCGTCGAGCTTCTCCCACAAGGAATATCCGATGGAAGAAGCATATGTCGAGGAGAGCATGAGGCAATTCGCGTTCTTCGACGATGCGGAAGCTGTCAAAGGGTTCTCATATGACGCGCGCATGCTCGACCTGAACGGCCTCGCAAAGCACCAGAAGCTCCTCGCCGAGAGGCCTGCGAAGGCAGAATTGCATCAGCGCATGCGCCAGTACGGCAATATAGTATTCGCTTTCCCTCTCGATTTCGGCTCGTACCGCGACCTTCAGCGCCACCGAAGCTGCATCCAGGAGATGCCCCTTCTCTCTACCCGTCACGGCTTCTATCCGTGGTATCTCGAACAGCTCCCTGAAGACCTGCGCGGCGAAGCCGTAAAGGTATTAAAGGAACAGGAAGATCGCATCGCGAGACTCGATGCGACGCCCGAGATCAGGCAATATTACATCGCCATGGGATACACCGTTGCCGTAAAGATGACCGCGCCGCTTCCCGCAGCCGTCTATACCGCCGAATTACGCTCGTCGGACACCGTACACCCGACGCTTCGCGTCCAAGCGCAGAGGATGGGTGACGCGATCAAGGAAGCCGTTCCCGGCATCGCCATGCATCACGATCTGACGCCTGGCACCTGGAACATCAAGCGCGGCAATCACGATATCGTGAAGAAATAA